The following proteins are co-located in the Desulfatibacillum aliphaticivorans DSM 15576 genome:
- a CDS encoding histidine phosphatase family protein — MNDKAKTTRFILVRHAQTKWNQMKLIQGMTDSPLTPEGVQAARSWGAILKEYSPDRMICSPLNRAVDTAVYINETLDLPLSQDVGFLEQSWGRWEGKTLAEIKQESPVILQSMVDLGWEFSPPGGESRISVMKRCTKALQTLHEKWTGQTLIIVAHRGVIACIMYHLLGRAFLPSEPSVLKKGYAQILTCDGAGLKIEALNGVALQ; from the coding sequence ATGAACGACAAGGCTAAAACAACCCGGTTTATTCTGGTGCGTCACGCTCAGACAAAATGGAACCAAATGAAGCTCATCCAGGGGATGACGGACAGCCCGCTCACCCCGGAGGGAGTGCAGGCTGCTCGTTCCTGGGGGGCGATCCTAAAAGAATATTCCCCGGACCGGATGATATGCAGCCCCTTGAATCGCGCCGTGGATACGGCCGTATACATCAACGAAACCCTGGATTTGCCCCTGAGCCAGGACGTGGGCTTTCTGGAGCAGTCTTGGGGGCGCTGGGAAGGCAAAACCCTGGCTGAAATCAAGCAGGAATCGCCCGTTATATTGCAAAGCATGGTGGATTTGGGCTGGGAGTTCTCTCCGCCGGGCGGCGAGTCCCGTATATCGGTTATGAAACGCTGCACCAAAGCCTTACAAACGCTTCACGAAAAATGGACGGGCCAGACCCTTATTATCGTCGCCCATCGGGGCGTCATAGCCTGCATCATGTACCATCTTTTGGGCCGGGCTTTTTTACCCTCCGAACCTTCGGTGCTGAAAAAAGGCTACGCCCAGATTTTGACGTGTGACGGCGCCGGGCTGAAAATCGAGGCCCTGAACGGCGTGGCTTTGCAATAA
- a CDS encoding glycosyltransferase family protein, whose protein sequence is MKILFYCQHVLGMGHFFRSLEIIKAFSSHEVILVSGGPPVDAALPPHVREVRLPGLAMDEDFSRMYSLDPAKGIEEVKKERVELLGKIFSEEKPDLFIVELYPFGRKAFRFELDPILTGIRRGDLPPCKVVCSLRDILVEKKHPSAYESRVTSILNSCFDGLAVHADPSLVSLGGTFASMDKITVPVYYTGFVTPKPRPGAGEKLRKALGIGPEEKLIVVSAGGGKVGAPLLEPVEKAFLEKAPSNWHMHVFTGPFLDDDHFERLAACSNDHLVIERFSDDFLTWLDAADLSISMAGYNTCMNTLAAHAPALVLPFEQNREQLMRARKLEALGALEILEEAGLKPDLLIPRMQRIIEKGRGETPPINLNGAAETAAWAESLALNGSGDGC, encoded by the coding sequence ATGAAAATACTTTTTTACTGCCAACACGTGCTGGGGATGGGGCATTTTTTCCGCAGCCTGGAAATCATCAAGGCCTTCTCAAGCCATGAGGTGATCCTTGTGTCCGGAGGTCCTCCCGTGGATGCAGCGCTTCCTCCTCATGTTCGGGAAGTCCGTTTGCCCGGCCTGGCTATGGACGAGGACTTTTCCCGCATGTACTCCCTGGACCCGGCCAAGGGCATTGAAGAGGTCAAAAAAGAGCGCGTGGAGCTTTTAGGAAAGATATTTTCAGAGGAAAAGCCCGATCTTTTCATTGTAGAGCTGTATCCCTTCGGCCGTAAGGCCTTCCGGTTTGAGCTGGATCCCATTCTGACGGGAATCCGCAGGGGGGACTTGCCTCCTTGCAAAGTGGTGTGCAGCCTTCGGGATATCCTGGTGGAAAAGAAGCACCCCTCCGCCTATGAAAGCAGGGTAACGAGCATCTTGAATTCTTGTTTTGATGGATTAGCCGTGCATGCAGACCCGTCGTTGGTCAGTTTGGGCGGCACATTCGCCTCCATGGATAAAATCACGGTCCCGGTCTATTACACCGGTTTTGTTACGCCCAAGCCCAGGCCCGGCGCCGGAGAAAAATTGCGCAAAGCCCTGGGGATAGGACCGGAGGAAAAATTGATCGTGGTCAGCGCCGGGGGCGGCAAGGTGGGCGCGCCTTTGTTGGAGCCCGTGGAAAAGGCCTTTTTGGAAAAAGCCCCGTCAAATTGGCATATGCACGTTTTTACCGGCCCGTTTCTGGATGACGACCATTTCGAGCGCCTGGCCGCCTGCTCCAACGATCATCTTGTCATTGAACGATTTTCCGACGACTTTCTGACCTGGCTGGACGCCGCGGATTTGTCCATCAGCATGGCGGGTTACAATACCTGCATGAACACTTTGGCCGCACACGCCCCGGCTCTGGTTTTGCCCTTCGAGCAAAATCGCGAGCAGCTTATGCGCGCCCGGAAGCTGGAAGCCCTGGGCGCCCTGGAAATTTTGGAGGAAGCGGGCTTAAAGCCGGACCTGCTCATCCCTCGCATGCAACGAATCATCGAAAAGGGCAGGGGGGAAACTCCGCCGATCAACCTGAACGGCGCTGCGGAAACGGCGGCATGGGCCGAGAGCCTGGCGCTAAATGGGAGCGGAGACGGATGCTG